The following are encoded together in the bacterium genome:
- a CDS encoding xylulose kinase produces MPRLSLGLDSSTQGLAAVAVDLDSRETVWEHALDYRGDSRLDRFGLAADYLLPPTEPGEANQPAALYFASLEAVFDDLVAAFRERGLSPRDIRVINVSGQQHGFVLLNAQAEGFFGALALGAVQSSLPEHLAGALATPEARIWRTACTGEEAAFVRSQVGGKDRIVELSGSDAPLRFSAFGIRRTALRRPAVYAQTALIHQISSLVPAVLTGRVAIPLDWGNACGSSLMDYRARAWSAELLAAVAGDLPGGAAGLRGRLPGLGSALELAGPLARHFTERWGLDPACLVGVGSGDNPQSKVLIQGSLL; encoded by the coding sequence ATGCCACGTCTCTCGCTGGGACTCGACTCCAGCACCCAGGGCCTGGCCGCCGTGGCCGTGGACCTGGACAGCCGTGAAACAGTCTGGGAGCACGCCCTGGACTACCGCGGCGACAGCCGCCTGGACCGTTTCGGCCTGGCCGCGGACTACCTTCTGCCGCCCACCGAGCCGGGTGAGGCCAACCAGCCCGCGGCCCTGTATTTTGCCTCGCTCGAAGCCGTGTTCGATGACCTGGTGGCCGCATTCAGAGAGCGCGGCCTTTCGCCACGCGACATCCGGGTGATCAATGTCTCGGGCCAGCAGCACGGGTTCGTGCTGCTGAACGCTCAAGCGGAGGGCTTTTTCGGCGCTCTGGCATTGGGTGCGGTCCAATCCTCCCTGCCGGAGCACCTGGCCGGGGCGTTGGCCACGCCCGAGGCCCGTATCTGGCGCACCGCCTGCACCGGCGAGGAGGCGGCTTTTGTCCGCTCTCAGGTCGGGGGCAAGGATAGAATCGTAGAGCTGTCCGGCTCGGATGCCCCGCTGCGGTTCAGCGCGTTCGGCATCCGCCGCACCGCGCTCCGGCGCCCGGCAGTGTACGCTCAGACCGCGCTAATCCACCAGATATCGAGCCTCGTCCCCGCCGTGCTGACCGGCCGGGTCGCCATTCCCCTGGACTGGGGCAACGCCTGCGGCAGCTCGCTCATGGACTACCGGGCGCGCGCCTGGAGTGCTGAACTGCTGGCTGCCGTGGCCGGGGACTTGCCCGGCGGCGCGGCGGGCCTGCGGGGCAGGCTCCCCGGCCTGGGCTCGGCGCTGGAGCTGGCCGGCCCCCTGGCGCGCCATTTCACGGAGCGCTGGGGCCTCGACCCGGCCTGCCTGGTCGGTGTGGGCAGCGGCGACAACCCGCAGAGCAAGGTGCTGATCCAGGGCTCGCTGCT
- a CDS encoding TIM barrel protein, whose amino-acid sequence MFEYSGFNNYGLRLPYDESVRAVAGRTVEGATLADIRHQALRLAPQTRIGMLRQPFKPVYSAGIWFFGEGGSRFHGSYKAPMDLARRLDIAAELGGVGLKALEAHEPWEINAENYPQFRKLRKETGILVSVVAGIGGDFRMVDSQFGTTSSPLGAVRDKYAARTVDQLKLVKMISEEQGYPVVAVCWPGIDGYTYSLGTDFYDMWDRFEAALAEAMDEVPGVRVAIEPKPYEPAINNIWRNTADGIIMAQNVEARLKNPVNRKLLEAGHCLVGLNPEIGHVRMGFEDVAFSYSAVLRQARLAHTHWNSQPLGNFDQDLDPGVVGVETLEALLFVLRLYGYQGMFGLDINPERMPVEAAVAKSINAIELANGIVDNMDPEEVLAAYHNPAGSRGRIEDIVTRARAKGIDQSRLISRETVLKFEQRPMPLDF is encoded by the coding sequence CGATATCCGTCACCAGGCCCTGCGCCTGGCGCCACAGACCCGGATCGGGATGCTGCGCCAGCCGTTCAAGCCGGTCTACAGCGCCGGCATCTGGTTCTTCGGCGAGGGCGGCTCACGGTTCCACGGCAGCTACAAGGCGCCCATGGACCTGGCGCGGCGGCTCGATATCGCGGCCGAGCTGGGCGGGGTGGGCCTCAAGGCCCTCGAGGCCCACGAGCCCTGGGAGATCAACGCCGAGAACTACCCGCAGTTCCGTAAGCTGCGTAAGGAAACCGGTATCCTCGTCTCCGTGGTGGCCGGAATCGGCGGCGATTTCCGCATGGTCGACTCGCAGTTCGGCACCACCAGCAGCCCCCTGGGCGCGGTGCGCGACAAGTACGCCGCACGCACCGTGGACCAGCTCAAGCTGGTCAAGATGATCTCCGAGGAGCAGGGCTACCCGGTGGTGGCGGTCTGCTGGCCGGGCATCGACGGCTACACCTACTCGCTGGGCACGGATTTCTACGACATGTGGGACCGTTTCGAGGCCGCCCTGGCCGAGGCGATGGACGAGGTCCCGGGCGTGCGCGTGGCTATCGAGCCCAAGCCCTACGAGCCCGCGATCAACAATATCTGGCGCAACACCGCCGATGGCATAATCATGGCGCAGAACGTGGAGGCGCGCCTCAAGAACCCTGTCAACCGCAAGCTGCTCGAGGCCGGGCACTGCCTGGTCGGCCTGAACCCCGAGATCGGCCACGTGCGCATGGGCTTCGAGGATGTGGCTTTCTCGTACAGCGCGGTCCTGCGCCAGGCCCGTCTGGCCCACACCCACTGGAACAGCCAGCCGCTGGGCAATTTCGACCAGGACCTCGACCCGGGCGTGGTGGGCGTGGAGACCCTGGAGGCCCTGCTGTTCGTGCTGCGGCTCTACGGCTACCAGGGCATGTTCGGCCTGGACATCAACCCCGAGCGCATGCCGGTCGAGGCCGCGGTGGCCAAGAGTATCAACGCCATCGAGCTGGCCAACGGCATCGTGGACAACATGGATCCGGAGGAGGTGCTGGCCGCTTACCACAACCCGGCCGGCTCCCGTGGGAGGATCGAGGACATTGTCACCCGCGCCCGCGCCAAGGGGATCGACCAGTCGCGCCTGATTTCGCGCGAGACGGTGCTCAAGTTCGAGCAGCGGCCCATGCCGCTCGATTTCTGA